In Esox lucius isolate fEsoLuc1 chromosome 6, fEsoLuc1.pri, whole genome shotgun sequence, the following proteins share a genomic window:
- the srsf2a gene encoding serine and arginine rich splicing factor 2a isoform X2 — MSYGRPPPDVEGMTSLKVDNLTYRTSPETLRRVFEKYGRVGDVYIPRDRYTKESRGFAFVRFHDKRDAEDAMDAMDGALLDGRELRVQMARYGRPPDSHFGRRGGGGPPRRHGGYGRRSRSRSASPRRRRRSRSRSRSRSRSRSRGRDYSRSRSRSYSRSRSKSRTPRKSKSPSRSRSRGASRSRSRTPASNRGSKSRSRSKSRPKSPEDNGKES; from the exons ATGAGCTACGGAAGGCCCCCGCCTGATGTCGAGGGTATGACCTCGCTCAAAGTTGACAATCTCACGTACCGAACCTCGCCTGAGACACTACGGCGAGTTTTCGAGAAGTACGGCCGGGTGGGAGATGTGTACATCCCACGCGACCGGTATACCAAAGAGAGTCGAGGCTTTGCCTTCGTGCGGTTCCACGATAAGCGCGACGCTGAAGACGCGATGGACGCCATGGACGGGGCTTTGCTTGACGGGCGGGAACTGCGAGTGCAGATGGCGCGATATGGCCGCCCACCAGACTCTCACTTTGGGCGAAGAGGTGGTGGTGGACCTCCAAGGAGGCATGGAGGCTATGGTCGCAGGAGCAGAAG tcgcTCCGCCAGTCCCCGAAGACGCAGAAGAAGTCGCTCCCGGAGTAGAAGCCGCTCTCGCTCCCGCAGCCGTGGCCGTGACTACAGCCGTTCCCGATCTCGCTCGTACTCCAGATCCCGTTCCAAGTCCCGCACACCCCGGAAGAGCAAGTCTCCGTCCCGGTCAAGGTCCCGCGGTGCTTCCAGATCGCGCAGCCGCACTCCGGCCTCCAATAGAGGCTCCAAGTCAAGGTCTCGATCCAAGAGCCGGCCCAAGTCCCCTGAGGACAATGGAAAAGAGTCTTAG
- the srsf2a gene encoding serine and arginine rich splicing factor 2a isoform X3, producing MSYGRPPPDVEGMTSLKVDNLTYRTSPETLRRVFEKYGRVGDVYIPRDRYTKESRGFAFVRFHDKRDAEDAMDAMDGALLDGRELRVQMARYGRPPDSHFGRRGGGGPPRRHGGYGRRSRSYGPRSASPRRRRRSRSRSRSRSRSRSRGRDYSRSRSRSYSRSRSKSRTPRKSKSPSRSRSRGASRSRSRTPASNRGSKSRSRSKSRPKSPEDNGKES from the exons ATGAGCTACGGAAGGCCCCCGCCTGATGTCGAGGGTATGACCTCGCTCAAAGTTGACAATCTCACGTACCGAACCTCGCCTGAGACACTACGGCGAGTTTTCGAGAAGTACGGCCGGGTGGGAGATGTGTACATCCCACGCGACCGGTATACCAAAGAGAGTCGAGGCTTTGCCTTCGTGCGGTTCCACGATAAGCGCGACGCTGAAGACGCGATGGACGCCATGGACGGGGCTTTGCTTGACGGGCGGGAACTGCGAGTGCAGATGGCGCGATATGGCCGCCCACCAGACTCTCACTTTGGGCGAAGAGGTGGTGGTGGACCTCCAAGGAGGCATGGAGGCTATGGTCGCAGGAGCAGAAG TTACGGACC tcgcTCCGCCAGTCCCCGAAGACGCAGAAGAAGTCGCTCCCGGAGTAGAAGCCGCTCTCGCTCCCGCAGCCGTGGCCGTGACTACAGCCGTTCCCGATCTCGCTCGTACTCCAGATCCCGTTCCAAGTCCCGCACACCCCGGAAGAGCAAGTCTCCGTCCCGGTCAAGGTCCCGCGGTGCTTCCAGATCGCGCAGCCGCACTCCGGCCTCCAATAGAGGCTCCAAGTCAAGGTCTCGATCCAAGAGCCGGCCCAAGTCCCCTGAGGACAATGGAAAAGAGTCTTAG